The nucleotide window CAGCTTCAGCGTAGCAATGGTCTTGAAGACTATGATCGCTTTCTTCCACGTTTTCGGGTGTGATAACCAACAGGGCCTTGAGctcattttgtttctttgtcaCCTCCGCTGCTTTGTACCAAAAGAATGTAAGAATATCTGCAAGTTTTGAGAAGATGGTTACGATTTCTGGAATCTGGGAGAGGGTGTCAACCGTGATGGCCGAATCAATTTTGTGCGGTACGCATGGTGATCGAGGATTACAAAATGTGACCAGAACACTTCATGTTGGCGCCTTCGTCTGTCAAGTACGTCGGCTTGGCCGAGGCGAGGCAAAACTCTTGCAAAGTATTGTTGATTGCATCGGCAATGTTCTTGCCAGTATGACGGTATTCAAGGTGCCTGTTGGACAGAACAAACCGGACGAATTTCCAGTCTAACGTGATGAATGAGACGATGACTGAAAAGTAGCCCAGTCTACGATGGTCATCGGTCCACATATCCGATCCAAGAGAGAGGTGGATGGAATCTAGTAGCTTTTCAATGACGACCTTCTTTACGTTGTATCGATCCGATCCAAGAGAGAGGTGGATGGAATCTTGTAGCTTTTCAATGACGACCTTCTTTACGTTTTAGTAGTGGTCGATAAGGTACGTCCTTATCAAAGTCGTGCGATCTGGTATGATGTAGCGAGGCTCAAGAACGTGGAGTAGCCAACGAATGGCACAGCCCTCCACAAACGCAGCTGCACGGAGACCCAAATAGATGACTTCGACTAAGGCTGCAGTGTTCGCCTTTACTCGTTCGATGGGACACGGCATCATCTTCTTCCCAAATCGGCCTTCAGCGATGTAGTCCCGGATGGATGAGTTTGAAACACTCGATTCCGGAGAGAAGTCACGGACATCAATGATGTTTCCATGCTGCCGCCTTAAATGGGTGATGTGCGTAGTTGTTGTCCCGTGGTAGGCGAAAACATTTTGAGGCCGACCGTTAGGGAGTCGCTCAGTCGGGCATAGATTGCAAAGAATCTGATTATCGTGACCTTCAACCATCGTCATATTTTTCATAATGGCCGACCTGGAAATCTTGCCAAATGGGGTGACACTCCTTCTTGCTTGATCCTCTTCTTGCTCGTCTCCATTGTCCCTCCTCTCTGGTGGGGGTACAGATTGGCCCTTTCTTTTCCATTGTTTCGGCTGCTTCTCAAACCTCTTTTGGCAGAAAGTAAACTCGAACGTCATCCTCGGAGGTTTGATCTTCCGCGAGCCGAGGATGAAGCAGGACCGATAGCAGAAATGTCATCGTGATTGAAGGTAGGAGCGGGTGTGTTAGCCAATGAATTTGAAGAGCCAGAGAGACTTGAGCTGTGAGAAGGAGAGTTGGGACTGTTCAAATCCAAAATGCTGTCATCAGAAAAATTTCCGGAATTGCGACAAGCCATTTGCGATTTTGGGCTTGTCATCTGTATTAAAGGGAATTGAATCAATAAATAAGTATTAATCGATGAAAAACTGCCAGATAATCAACGTACCAGGTGAGATAATGAAACATGAGGAGTTAATCATAAGGCCAATAAGTTCAGGCTATGTTGTTGCCTTCATAGCTTTACAGGAGACTGCCAATATAACGAATGTTTGTTATtgaatataaattttttaatggtATTAAGTGCCAGATGTTGTTTTCACCTTCACATAACGCAGTTTGTTGgcctaaaaaaaagaaacagcagCTCCTTCTTAACACCGTAGTACCAAACAAACAGAACTTGAAGACCTGCAATATAAATGTTTTGTAGAATAAAATAACTGCcaacaacacaaaatgaaaatgtggTTGAACCTTCACTTGAAGCTTTTTTAACATGAGAAATTTTTAGGAGACCAAAATCAGCTAAAGAGCACACCATAGATGAGCAGGAAAGCTTGAAATCTCGAgccacaaagaaaaacagccGTTAAGTCTTAGAaatctgaaataaaaaatgtgaaacCTTATTTCACAAGGTAATAACTGCATTATAGTTTAGATATATTATCAGAGTTGAAACTAGCTCACCGAAACGTGAGCTTAGCTCAAGCTCTCCGCTCACGGCCTAAAAGTGAGCGgagctcaagctcaagctcgCACAAAAGATGTTGAGCTTCGCTCAAGCTCACGTTCGCTCAAGCTCATTTCCAAGTTCTTTTTATTAATAGATTACCTTTGACAACTGACAATCAAAACGgtgtatttttttcagatttgctTTCATGAGAATGCGGTCAATGCTCAATGGTCTAACATTGAATGAGAATGACAAATCTGCCAGAACCATGCCCATCGCTCCCAGAATCATTATTCTCTACATTTACAGTTTCACAATCAACTTGATCATCACCACCTTCAGCACCCACATGACTTTGACTTTGTAAACTTGTAGAAGCTGTTCGCTTTTTTGACGCCATTTCTCATTAGTCTCTACTCTCTAAACAGTTTAAGACTTTCAGTTTCAGATTTCCTGGTTttaatttgaacaaaaatttGTGTGAATTAAGCAATTAACTACAGAAAACCGATATTTAAGACACAACTCACaagtttatgtttttatttgttcagtTCAATCACTAAGCTGTAACTGTAAGCATAAGCAACTAGTATAGACTAGGCTATTAGCAAGTAGCACAGACAGCTTTCCACCTCCAAACGTGGAGACTTGTCTCATTTCGGCAACCACTTTTAATtttggccgctagatggcgccacaagcGTGAGCTTCCGCTCATGAGGcaaaagctcaagctcaatctcacactttttcaaaaagagcgaagctcaagctcaagctctcGTGAAGCTCGTTTTAACTCTGATTATATTATATTTGCATTATAGTCAGATCAAATATTTTGAAGAAAGAAGTCTGCTAATCAGGTAATCTGCATCTGCTTTCACCAGCCTACCAGGGTTGCAAAATATCACAATTTGGCAAAAGTCATGGGACCCAGCTGGGTGTATAAACTATAAAGTATACACAAATGTCTCAGGAAGGGAGCTTTTGGCTTAAACTTTTCGACTTTTGCTGGAAAGTCGACTAgattaagcaaaaaagaaaagtcgaAAAAACGGAAAGTCGAAGAAAGTCGAAGAAAGTCGAAAAAAGTCGACTTTTAGTCgggttgaaaaaatgaaagtcAAAGTCGAAAAATCGACTCGAACTTTCGACGGTTCGACTTTTTTTAGTTCGGTACATACCAATGTAGTAGGCGACCTGATttttgcctttgccctttgaactCGATATAGATGGCGTTGCTGTCGGGAATTTTATATTGGGGTTTTGGGGTCTacatattgtcgcggttattgagaGTATGGACTCTGTTGTCATGTCCAGCATTCTTTTATCGAAGATTTCCCGCAATCCCATCCGAGAtatccggcagtcttgtcggTAGAGATTTCCCACGATAGCTGCTGTTCTCCAAAAGCATAAATACTCGTACGTTTCCCTTGCTGTAGCCCCAGTCTACTTATGTCTGTTGTAGCGTTGTGTACGTTTacggtgaataaacgtgtcttagtCACTACCCGGGTCTTCAAGTAACTCCCACCAATTCTGACATTTGACATTTTACAATGTTTACTTTGACAATCTTTTACAGTTTATACCTCATTTTACCTTTTATACtgagattttatttttacaatacATTTTCTCTTCACgaccccgatttttactcagacgacccaattttttcactttttacgTAGACGTCCTGttctttggccgtagccataacacagagcttagtcactggacgaatacaaGGGCTTTTGTGGTTGCTCATTTGAACTTTTACCACTCGAACAACGTTATCCGAGTCACTGGGAAGAACTTCAATCACTTTTCCTAATggccactgtccacgtagGGTATTCGGTTCGATGATGAGTACCAGGTCCCCGACGGTAACGTTAGGCCGATTTTCagtccattttcttctttccgtcaggtgtggaacgtattcacgtaGCCacctgttccaaaaatgttggagGATGGCCTGACTTTGAAGGAACTGCTTTGCGGTGACGTCAAAGTTCTCAGCATCTCCCAGTTTTAACGGAACGTACGGACGGGCTCCTCCACGTAGAAAGTGATTCGGTGTTAACGGGTCGGGATCTTTGTGATCCATGCTGAGGGGCgttagtggccgagcgtttaagagggctgctacttctgtGATTACCGTTCGTAGGACCCCATAGGTAACTAAGCGATTTCCTAGGCTGACTTTCATGGCCCGTTTGCACGATTGCACGATTCTCTCCCAAAGTCCACCAAAGTGTAGTCCGTGAGGGGGAGTGAAATGCCACTCGATTTATTGACACGCCATCTTTGACTGCAGCTCTTGGTGTTGTTTTACCAATTCCATTAGAGCCTGGCGGAGTTCTTGTTCTCTAGCTACGAGATTGGTTCCATTATCGCTGTAGACgacgttcggctttccacgtagaCTCGCGAACCGGGTAAAGCATAGAAGaaattcttcgagactgaggccatcggagacttctaggtgaacCGGGCTCTGCCTTCAGGCTGGTGTAGACGTATGCCAAAGTCTTACAACATGGAATACCCGACAACTTTACTGAATCTTAACACGTTTTTACTAGGGATGATAAGAGAAATACACGTGTTTgttaaatcccgggtttcggtACCATTTGTTGCGCACGTTCACGTGCAATAGGAACGTAACAACAGAGATGAGGGAGGGAGGGTGAATAActgaagatgaaaaatgacTAAGGGAAAACGGAACAGCTTTATTTCTTGAttgaaaaagaggggggaacaatgagagagagagctggGTAATACTGTTTTAATTCATTACTTGACTGATactgagggggggggggcaaggGCTTACTTTAAACGTAAACATAAAtagaaggcccttgccacccaCAATCCAGCCcatgagggcagcaccgtaggtgacaactgcaaaagagataaaaaaagatttgaagaagaaaaaagggggcgtaaactagaaaaacaaaatgcttACCCCCCCTCTTACACAGTTGCTGAAAATATGCTAAATACAAGGTTGACACAATTAATGTGGAATTTATTTACGAATAATTTGTTAGATGTCTGAAAAAAGTGTAGCCTATATTTTCGTTATACCCGTCTGACAGCAGGTTCCGTCTATATAATTtgtctttttgtgtttttctccCCGGTGACTGTTTCCCTTGCATCATTTTGTTCAGTTCTTCTAGCTGTGTCTGTTGCTTCCAGTTTTTTCGGTATTTGACTCCCATCGTGTTGTGcttattttcctgtttttccCCTCTCAGCCACTTGGCTGATGATGGGGGACAGCGACGGTGGCTCCCCGTCCCCTATCCCAACTAGAGTCTGTATACACTGTCAAAATACCTTTTTTCCCAAATCCAAAGTTCACCGTTCTTGTTGCAATACGGCTCGCTCCAACTCTCTCAATGCTAGCCTTTCTCAGCGTCCCTCCTCCACTAATAATGACTCGCTTTTTCCAAGCCCCGCTTCCAAAGGTgacaaaaggaagaaagatgTGCAGTCTCCCAACACCACCGACTCAACGGGCCAAAAGAGAGGCAGAAGTGATCCATCCACCCTATTCCTTGAAGAGACCGATACTAACACCATCCTCGACTGGCCTAAGGATGTACTTATTGCTAAGCTATCTCTGTGCATGTCCCACCTTCTAACTCAATGTAATCTTGTGTCAGACCTAGAGTCCCCTAACTCCATCCTTCGTTGTCAACTGAACGATCATGTGCTACAAGTTGGTAAGCTCAAGGCTGACATTGTGAACATCAAACTGGCCTTTGCAGACAGCGTTCTCGGCGCTAGTCGTTTTTGTAACCCCTCTGTCTCCCCTAACCCTTCGTACGCTATGGTTGCTCGTGGCCCTGCCACTAGTtcggtgttagttgccaaatGGGTTGCTGGTTCAGAGCCCCCAGCACCAGTTGATCTAATGGCGGGGGAAAAGAGGTTGGACACCCTCAATACCGGCCTTATCCCCTCTCACGTCCGTGTTAAGAACGACAAGATGTTCATCACTCTGGACAACGAATTGGCGGTTTCCAAAGCTGCCGACATCCTGAACAAACAACCTGAGTTTCGCTCTCAGTTTTCCCAGGCTTCCAagctaaattttttctttcctgttgTGGCTCTGTTTGTTGATGTCACAGACCTCGACCATCTTAAATTTGAATTAGAGCACCGTAACAAGCTAATGAGGGGTCAAATCCACTCCTTAAAGAAAGTCTATTCTAAACCTAATTCCCCGTTAGGTCACGTGAAAATCTTCCTTCAGTCGCGGGAAGCCAGAGACAACATTCTGCTCCAAAAAAAAGTCTCTGTCAATGGTGTGAACTTTCGCGTGGTTCCCATCGATCTCGATCGTGAGGTTAGACGATGCTTTCGTTGCCAAAAATACGGTCACATCCAAGGGGTTTGCAAGGCAGTTACTTCTGCCTGCGGTAAATGCTCTAAATCTCACCGAACTAGCGAATGCTCGGCAGCTAAAGATGACTGGCGCTGTGTAAACTGCGACGGCCCCCACCAAACGGGCTCCCCTTCTTGTCATGAGCAAATTAAAGCTGTGGCCCGTTACAGATCCTTTTTAGACTAGATGTGTAGTCCGACAGTCGCCCCTTCAAAACCACGGCTCCCTCTCCCGTTGCCGCTCAAGTGTATCCAAATCAATTTACGCCATTCTAAAACTGCCTCGGCATCTTTGGCTCAAGTGATGTTGGACCTGGACATAGACATTGCCCTTGTACAAGAACCCTACGCTTCCGGCACTTTTCCCCCAGTCGTGAATAATGCCCCACCTGGCTTCTCTTCCTTCCACCAACTGTCCGAACTCCATGCCTATGGCTCTTGTATCTTAGTCCGTGACTCGGTATCTAAAACCGGCAAGCTGACTACCAAACATTTGCCAAACCATGTTGCCTGCATCGACTTACAAACTTCCACTGGCCCTCTACGTTTTGTCTCCGTATACCTTCGGCCCTCCATAACTGACTTTCACTCAACAGCCCTATCTATCCTCGATACATCACTTGGTAACCCCCAACTGTGTGTTTGGCGCTGATGCAAATGCAAAGAACATTCTCTGGAACAGCAGATCCACGGACCCTAGGGGCATGGAGTTAGAGTCTCTTTTTTTATGCGAAACTTGTCTATCGCTAATATTGCTAAATCTAAGCTCGACATCGTACCTGGGGGTACCTCCTTCATCGATGTGACCTTCGCCGGACACCAAGTTAAATTCAACCGGTGGCTATTCTTGCCCATCCCTTCCCTGTCAGATCACCCTTACATCTACTTTGAGATTCACTCAGCCGTCCCACCTCTTTTTCCTAGTCCGTCAACGCGTAAGGGAGCTAATTCCATTCCATCTCCTCCCTGCATCGATCAGCTTCTTTTCTCCTCTTCTCTCGTCAGTATGCTCCACTCCAACCCTCCGACCAGTTTAACCTCTTTGGCGGCGATTGAAACCAGCATCTCGTTCATCTCCAACTGCATCTCTGTTTGTGCGGTGGCCGCTAATTTCCCTTTCGTTGGTCCTTCGTCCGCCAAAAACATGCCCTGGTGGTCCTCGCATCTGTGTGCTCTTCGAACCTCTACCCGCGTACACTTTCGTAGTTGgtcaaaaaacaaatctaaGTCCAACGAAATTATCTACCGACGATCTAAGGCGGCCTATCAGCGCGCTATTCGTTCCGCTAAGGCTAAGTCATCGGAAGTTTTTAGATCTGAAGCTACTACTGGTGACACTTTCAAAGCTCTGGCCAAATTCTCTGGAAAAGCCAAGTCCATTCAGCTACCAAGCTCCATGATGATCAGCGGCTCACTTTCCTCCGACCCTAACATCATCATCGATGGCTGCGCTAAACATTTTTTCCCGGAAGAGTCCTCGACCAGCCAACTCCACCGTGACGTCCTGGAGAAAGCGGAAATCGCACTTAACACCACTCGCTCTGGCTGCCCGTCTGTTTCAGATTGGGAATTCGAGGCTGCCCACCAGTCTCTTAACCCTAACTCCGCCCCAGGATGCGACGGTATCTCTGcgtctcttcttttgttaagCCTTTCGTCCATCAAACCACACCTGCTTGCTATACTAAACGCCTGCATGGCCCTCT belongs to Daphnia magna isolate NIES linkage group LG1, ASM2063170v1.1, whole genome shotgun sequence and includes:
- the LOC123470551 gene encoding uncharacterized protein LOC123470551; translated protein: MSHLLTQCNLVSDLESPNSILRCQLNDHVLQVGKLKADIVNIKLAFADSVLGASRFCNPSVSPNPSYAMVARGPATSSVLVAKWVAGSEPPAPVDLMAGEKRLDTLNTGLIPSHVRVKNDKMFITLDNELAVSKAADILNKQPEFRSQFSQASKLNFFFPVVALFVDVTDLDHLKFELEHRNKLMRGQIHSLKKVYSKPNSPLGHVKIFLQSREARDNILLQKKVSVNGVNFRVVPIDLDREVRRCFRCQKYGHIQGVCKAVTSACGKCSKSHRTSECSAAKDDWRCVNCDGPHQTGSPSCHEQIKAVARYRSFLD